CGGGCACGCGGGATTTCAGGAACAGCATGTTTTGAGCGACGAAACGGAAAAGCTGCAAAAGATGCTCTGGATAATTGCGGTGCGGGCAGCGGAAGTCGATCCCCGTCCTGTCACGACGGGGTATTTTATCGATGCGCTGAACAGTATGATAGACGCCCACGGCGAGCGCAACGCCTTGCTCCAGCTGCATGTGCCGGAGGTGATTCTGTTCCTGCTGTTCATCGTCTTTATCATGTCCGGCTCGCTGATGGGCTACGCCAGCGGCCTGGGAAGAAGGAGAACCACTATTCCCACCATGATGATGACGTTCCTGATCTCGCTGGTTGTGTTCATCATCATAGACCTGGACAGGCCGCAAAGGGGCATCATAAAAGTGAACCAGGAAAGTATGCTGCAACTGCAGCGGGAGTAAAAACCCAGAGCTTATATATGGACTGTTGGTGCCAGCATGAAAAGTATATATGGCCTATATGTATAGGCCTAATAAGCCAGCAGGCGGCCGCAGGCGATAACGGCCAGCCACACCACCATAGAACAGACCGCTGCAGCCTTTGCGGCTCCAGGTGTTGGCCCGTGGAGCCACACGCCAGCAGTCTGGTATATATAGCGGTGAAAAACACCGGCATTGAGGCCGCCCACCACCAGCAAAATCAGCTTCATCTGAAACACCGGATCGGCGGCCAGCGCGGCGGCGTTGGTGCTGAACAGCAGGAGTCCCGAGGGAACAAGAAGGTATAGCCCTCTTTGGGACCAGGGCAACAGGTGGCGCGCCAGGTCTTTCACGGACAGGTGGCGCGAGCGGCCCAGCAGGCGCAGGTCGAACAGGAAGGCCGCACCCACCAGCAGCACAATGCCCACAATATGGATGATCTCAAGAAAAGGATATAGCCAGGAAGACTGCCGAATAGCTGTTGCCACGGCGGAGTCCTCGAGCCAGGGCAGCAGCCCGGAAACTGTACCGCCCACCGCTAGCGGAGCTCGTACTTGCTGTTTCCCACAAAAATTCTCTCTGCCCGCATTTCATCCTCCACCTCTTTATGCGGATAGCCCACCACCCGCACCGTGTCTTCAGGCGCAATCATGTCTGCCGTCAGGCCGCGGTCGGTCATGCGGCTGGTGGGGGCCAGCACCACGGTCCAGGTTTTGCCCTCGTGCTCCAACTTCAGGATGCCATGCGGGTTTTCATATGTCATTTCCTTCACCACACCAGTGTAGTCCAGTTCTCGGGTCTGGTCATAGTTGGCCCATCCGTGGTGGAACAGCGCCACTGACAGCGGGAAGAGCAGGGTCACAAGCAAATTGATTGGTAAAGCCATAGCTGATAGGGATTTAGGTGTCGCACTTCCCCCTAAGAACGAAAACAGCTACAAAAGGGTGCGCCGGATGTGGCAGGCAGGAAAGCTATATACAGGCACACCTGCTGCTGTGCCGTCCGGCACCCGCACCATATAAAGCTCAGGGACGCAAATAGCAGGTTATCCAGACACAAGATTTATTATGAAACGTGCCGTACCCGTTGTAACACCAGCGAATCCTGCTCATCTTGCACATCAGAATAACGGCGTTTTTTATATATGAAACTCAGAAACACCTGCCTGGCGGCAGCCTTCAGCCTGCTTTGTGCCAGCTGCGCGCCGCTGCAAAGCAACACCGGCACCACCGACACGCTGGCGGCAACAGCTTTGCAGCCATACGGCAGAACAACTCACAACGAAACGCAAAACCTGGTGCTGGTCGGCTCTGCCGCGCATTTTGGGTTCAGCTTTAAGGGAAAAGAAGCCCGTTTATATGCCTCCATCCCAAATGCCGGAGGGCACAACTACCTGCAGTATGAGCTGGACGGGGAGTACCAAAGGCGGGTCAGGATAGACGGCGGCTCCGCCGCGCCGATTGTTATTACAGCGCCTACCGATAGCACGCACACCGTTTGGGTATATAAGGCCACCGAGGCCCACACCGGCCCCATCGCCATCGCGAAAGTAACCGGCGAAGACGTGGAGACTATTGAAAGACCCAAAGCACCGCTCATTGAGTTTATCGGCAACAGCATTACGTGTGGCGCGGCCGCCGACCCGTCGGAGGTGCCCTGCGGCACCGGCGAGTACCACGACCAGCACAACGCCCTGATGGCCTATGGCCCAAGGGTGGCCGGGGCGGTGGGAGCCAATTACGTGATCAGCTGCGTGAGCGGCATCGGGGCATACCGCAACTGGAACAGCGACGGCCCCACCATGCCGGAGGTCTATGAGAAAGTCGATTTTCAGGCCAGCAATCCGCAGCGGTGGGACTTCAGCACCTACTCGCCCGAAATAGTCAGCATTGCGCTGGGCACCAACGACTTCAGCAACGGCGACGGCAAGAAAGAGAGACAGCCGTTTGACAGCGCCCGTTTCGTGAACAGCTATATCGCTTTTGTACAGCAGGTAAAGGCAAAATACCCTGACGCGCAGATTGCCCTGCTCAGCAGCCCGATGGTACACGGCAACAACAGGGAAGTTCTGCAAGAAGCGCTGACGACGGTAAAAGAGCAGGTTGATGCCAGTTATCCGGCCGATGCCCCTGTGGCCCTGCACTTCTTCGGGCCGATGCAGGCGAGCGGCTGTAGCGGGCACCCCAGCGTGGCCGAGCATGCCGTGCTGGCCAAAGAACTGGTGCCCTTCTTCCGCAAACTGCTGAAGCCGCAGGGGGAGTAAGTTTGGAAGGAAAAGACCCGGGCTGAAAGTTCGGGCCCTTTAACCGCTGCTATATATGAACCGCTTCTTATCACAAGAAACTTCCCTTCGGTTGCTTCAAGCCATTCAGGCTGGGCCGCATCCGTTTATATATGAATATGAGAAACACCGGCTGGTGCTGCTAAACGAAACCGGAGAGGCGCAGGTGTATTTCAGGCTGCCGATCGTGGTTCCTCCTCCCGGCTCGCCCCAGGCGCAGGCGCATTACGTCCTGCTGCTCATTCAGTCGGGAAACTGCGCCATGGGCTATTTCGAGGATGGTGTGAACCTCGATCACAAGGTGTTCCGATCTTACATGGTGCGGAAAAAGCAGGGGACAAGCCAGATCAAATACCTCAAGACCAAGGGCAAGTCCAGGGCGGGCTCCCGGGTGCGGCTGGCGGAAACAGCGGAGTTCTTCGAGAACATCAACGAGCGGCTGCAGGCATATTTCGAAGAGCACGAAGTACACCGCATCGCGATCAGCTGCTCCAAAACGCTTATCCCCTACCTCTACAACTCCAAAGTCCCCACCCCTTTCGACAAGCACGACCCGCGCCTGTACAAAATACCGAAGCACATCCACACACCCATCTACGAGGTGATGATGGACGCCCACAGGTTCCTCCTGAAAGGCGAACTTATATATGAAGCGCCTTACCAGGCCGTGGTGGAGGATCTGCTGGGCCCGGACGGTGAGCCGTCGGATGCGGACTTGTGAGGCGGATTACAAATCCTATATCTCAAAAGATCCGGATTGCAAATCCGAATCAGCAGCCTGTATATGCTGCATCTTATTCACCTTCTGGCGGTTTATATATAGCCAGGAATATTCTACTCGCCTTCCAGCGTTTTAGGCGCGCCGGCGGGGGCCGCCTGGTGCAGCCTGTAACTGAGCGTGAGGTTGAGCTGCCTTCTGCGTCCCTGGCTCTTGCTGCTGGTGTAAAAGGCAACGCCCTCTATGCTCTCGCCCTCATAAACAGAGCGGTTGATGCGGGTGTTGAACACATCCAGCACATTCAGGGTGATAGTGCCTTTCCTGTTAAAGATGTCCTTGCTGAGGCCTAGGTCCATATAGTACAGTGATTTCTGGCTGCCCTGCGGCGTTTTCTGAGGTGCCTCGTAGTTGGCCCGCACCTGGAAGTCGATGTCCTTCGGGAGCGTGAACCGGGAGGTGTGCCGGGCAAACCAGCTGTAGGTCTCGGTGCTGAAGTTCTCCTCAAAGTTGCTGCCGTCGATGATGGCCCGGAAGAAGTTGAAGCTCTGGTCGAATTTCCACCAGGCAGCGGGCGTAAACGAGCCCGTAAACTCAGCCCCGTAGGCGTCCTCGGCCAGCAGGTTCTCGGGGCGCAGCGTGGCAATGCCTTCGCTGTTCACCCGCCGGATGGTGGCTATTTTGTCGGTGGTTTGGCGATAGAACAGGGTGGAGGAAAGCGAGCCCAGCTCATAGTACTTGATGTGCCCCAACTCAAAGGCATTGGTAAACTCGGGATCCAGGTTGGGATTGCCCCCCATCACGTTGCGGCTGTCGGAGAGGGTAAAATAAGGGCTCAGGTCGAAGTACACCGGGCGGCGCACCCGGCGGCTGTAGCTCACCTGCAGGGCATGCTCCTTCGGCAGGTTATAGGTGATGTGCGCACTCGGAAACAGGTTGGTGTAGCGGCGCGGGTTCTCTTCGTTCGTTTCGCGGAGGGTTGTTTTCACGTCGGTGTGCTC
This window of the Pontibacter russatus genome carries:
- a CDS encoding bestrophin-like domain codes for the protein MDTSKEIMYDQNSILIVAMLFLLILLANEAGYRLGHYHQSRTDDDVKNHTNTIQAGTLGLLALILGFTFNMALQRYNSRSQAVIQESSAISTALLRTDLLPQPYDSITHALLRNYISLRLAVSNTGHAGFQEQHVLSDETEKLQKMLWIIAVRAAEVDPRPVTTGYFIDALNSMIDAHGERNALLQLHVPEVILFLLFIVFIMSGSLMGYASGLGRRRTTIPTMMMTFLISLVVFIIIDLDRPQRGIIKVNQESMLQLQRE
- a CDS encoding SGNH/GDSL hydrolase family protein → MKLRNTCLAAAFSLLCASCAPLQSNTGTTDTLAATALQPYGRTTHNETQNLVLVGSAAHFGFSFKGKEARLYASIPNAGGHNYLQYELDGEYQRRVRIDGGSAAPIVITAPTDSTHTVWVYKATEAHTGPIAIAKVTGEDVETIERPKAPLIEFIGNSITCGAAADPSEVPCGTGEYHDQHNALMAYGPRVAGAVGANYVISCVSGIGAYRNWNSDGPTMPEVYEKVDFQASNPQRWDFSTYSPEIVSIALGTNDFSNGDGKKERQPFDSARFVNSYIAFVQQVKAKYPDAQIALLSSPMVHGNNREVLQEALTTVKEQVDASYPADAPVALHFFGPMQASGCSGHPSVAEHAVLAKELVPFFRKLLKPQGE
- a CDS encoding DUF6152 family protein, which gives rise to MALPINLLVTLLFPLSVALFHHGWANYDQTRELDYTGVVKEMTYENPHGILKLEHEGKTWTVVLAPTSRMTDRGLTADMIAPEDTVRVVGYPHKEVEDEMRAERIFVGNSKYELR